The nucleotide window GGCTTGGAATTCGTTCGATTGGTAATTTCTTGTTTGGTGTCGGCAAAAGTGACCAGCGATGCGATGGTGGGATGATCGAAGAATTCAGCGGGCGTGATGTTCAGTCCGATCTCCTCATCCGCTCGAGCGATCATCGCAACGGCACGCAGCGAACTGCCGCCCAGGTGCAAGAAGTTGTCTTCGATTCCGACGCGGTCAATCTGAAGCAGTTCGCACCAAATCTTCGCAAGCTGCTTTTCGACTTCGGTTTTCGGTGCGACATAGTCGGTGCCGACGTCGGGGCGATCCGATGGAGGCAATGGGAACTGGTCACGGTCCAGTTTGCCTGACGGGGTTTGAGGAAACTGATCGATTTCAACAAACCGCTGGGGGATCATGTACGCCGGCAATCGTTGCTCCAGCATTTGCCGCATCTGCGAAAGATCAGCAGCACCAGGGTTGGACGCGATGACGTATCCGACCAAGCGTTTCTCGCCCGGGATGTCCTCTCGCAGAACCGTGGCCGCTTGAACCACGTTGGGGTGATTCAGCATCGCGGCGTCGATTTCACCGAGTTCGATTCGGTGACCATCCAACTTGATTTGGCTGTCCATGCGGCCGAGGTGATCGATACGGCCGTCGTCGGTCAGTCTGGCCAAGTCGCCCGTGCGATAAACACGATGACCCTTCCAATCGGTGAATCGCTGTTGATTCAGTTCGGGCCGATTCCGGTAACCCAACGTCACGCCCTCGCCGGCGATCAGCAGTTCACCGGGACCGCCGGGCGGGCAAAGTGAATCGTTGGAGTCGACGATGAATATCTGGGTATTGGCGATAGGTCGACCGATCAGGATTCGACTCTGCTCGCGCTCGATTTGCTGGCCGGTCGAATAGACCGTGGTTTCGGTCGGACCGTATAGATTCCAAAGTTCGGTGCAATGGTCCAGCAGTTTCATCGCCAGGTCATGCGTCAACGGTTCGCCAGCGGAGACGAACCGCATGTCGGCACGATTCGGCAATCCGCCGGACAGCAAAATCCGCCACATCGCGGGCGTCGCTTGCATGAAATTGACGGCGTAACGATCGATCGCCGCACTCAGCGCATTCGCGTCCTTGGCGGTTTGTCGATCCACAACGACCAAGCTGCCACCGGCCAACAGCGGCAGAAACATTTCAACGACGCTGATATCGAAAGACAGGGTCGTGGTCGCCAGTAAGCGGTCTTGTTCGGCGAATCCAGGCGATTCCAACATGCTGGATAACAGATTCAGCATGGCTTGATGTTGAACCATCACGCCTTTGGGTTTCCCGGTCGAACCCGATGTGTAGATGACGTAGGCCACATCCGATTCCAAATCGATGTCGCCAGCCGCGGGAAGCTTCGGAACGGTGTGATTGTCTGAATCGTTCGCTAACGCCGACCAGTCGTCGACGACGGTGGTTTCCACGTCGAACGATCCGATCAACGTCGCTTGTTGACGATGCGAAACGATGTGGCCCAGGCCGCTGTCTTCGACCATCAGCTGTAGACGATCGGGCGGATATTCGGGATCAAGCGGGACGTAGCCCGCGCCGGACTTCAAGATGCCTAGCAACAGCGCAGGGGTGTCAACGTCACGGTTGCTGCAAAGTCCGACCAAGTCACCGAGGCCGACACCGTGTCGCCGAAGGTGAACGGCCAGTTGATCGCTCTTGGCCTTCAGTTGGCGATACGTTTGCGTATCATCACCGGACAGAACAGCGATCGTGTCGGGGCGACGTTCGCATACCTGATCGATCAGCGCGTGAACGGGAAGTTGAGGAAGGTCGCGAACCGTCGGTGCGTTGATGCGTTGATAGTACTCAGCAGCGTCAATCATGCGTGATCATCGTCGGCAGATATCGGCGAAGGCTCTTGCCGGAGCGGGGTCCGGGAATGCTCCGTCTGAAAGCTACGTCGGAATCACTTCCGGGTGACGAACGCAGCGCTGCCGAGCAGGAATCTCGTTTGAAGCGAAGAATGCACGATCGATTATTCGCGATGTTTCAATCGCGCAGATAGCGCGGGTTCAAACGGTCGGATGCAGCATGACTATCACGAACGTTTCAAGATCGGCTGCCGGATGACGCGTCTGGTCCCTTCTGATCGGTTTCCGTCGTTCTTCAACCAGAAGTACTTCGCGGCGATCCTTCCTGATCCTTCCTGATCCTTCTCTGTGCCTTTGTGCCTCTGTGAGAGACTTCTGTCTGGGACGGATATGGGGTTTCTCACGGAGGCACCAAGACACGGAGGTTTGGGGCGAGTGAGGTTCGCGATGAGGGCTTTTGGGAATTGATTGCCGAGGGTGCGGGAGTGGGGGATTGGCTGTTCGAGTTCGTCGTCCTACGTCCACCGATAATCTACTTTCACCGCGATCCTTCCTGGCCTTCCTCTCTGTGCCTTCGTGCCTCTGTGAGAGACTTCTGTCTGGGACGGATATGGGGTTTCTCACGGAGGCACCAAGACACGGAGATTTGGCGCGAATTCGTTAACACGACGCGTCGCTCTGATGACCCTGGTCGAAGCCAACACGCTCCAATGGATCGACAACGGACCCCAATAGAATCGGATTCAGCACGGTACGATCGGCATGGGTGACAGCTCGCACATGCTGTCCAGTTGCACGATGAAAGGTGCTGCAAGGATGGGTGAACGTCATCGGTGCTTGGACGATCCTGGTAGTTCTGCGTTCCCGCCTGTCGCCCAAGTCGGGCGTGGCGTGATAAGATCGACATCTGTTTTCGGCATCGTGATTTTGGCCGAACGTCTTAAATCTGAAGGAATCCGGACTGATGACGCCGCGTGAGGCTTTCGCCGACATTTTTGACGCCATGAATGCGGCCGTGATCGGCCAAGAGGAAGTGGTCCGGCGCATTTTGATCGCCATCTTGGCCGATGGTCACGTCTTGATGGAAGGTTTCCCCGGAACCGCGAAAACGCGATCGGTCAAAACGTTGTCCAAGTTGGTCGACAGCGAATTTGGGCGAATCCAATTCACGCCTGACCTGTTGCCTTCGGACGTCACCGGGGCAGAGATCTATCGTGAACAGACCGGTGAGTTCGTTTTTCAGAATGGTCCGATCTTTGGCAACCTGATTCTGGCGGACGAGATCAATCGGGCTCCGGCAAAGGTCCAGGCGGCATTGTTGGAAGCGATGGAAGAACGACAGGTCACGGTGGCGTCGCAAACGCATCACTTGCCAGAACTGTTCATGGTCCTGGCAACGCAGAACCCGATCGAACAAGAGGGCACGTACCCGTTGCCCGAAGCCCAGATGGACCGGTTTTTGCTGTATGTGCGGGTGGATTATCCGCAGGGTGAAGATGAAACAGCGATCTTGCGATTGGTACGTGGTGAGAAATCTGGTGACGGAAAAACGCCGCCGGCGCCGATTTCCCAAGACGTGGTGTTCGCCGCCCGCAAAGAGGTTAATGCGGTGGCGGTGGCGGAGCCGGCCGAAAAGTACATCGTCGATCTTGTCATGGCGACACGCCAACCGCAACGATTCGAAGGAGACTTGCCACGCTGGATCCGCTTGGGTTCCAGTCCGCGTGGAACCATCGCATTGGACGCGGCGGCTCGGGCGCACGCTTGGCTGGCGGGACAAGATTTTGTATCGCCCGACGACGTTCGCGCGGTGGCACCGGCTTGTCTGGCACACCGGGTTCATTTGACCTATGAAGCGGAAGCCGCCGGCGTGACGCGTCCTCAGGTCATCGAGGCTCTGCTGAAACAAGTCGTCGCGGTTTAATCGTCCGGGGGCAAGCAAAGGCGACCATGGTGAACGATGCGCGAATCACCATCAGTTTGGGCGAACTGATGCAGCTGAAAGCCGATGCCCGTGGGTTCACGTTTTCCCAGACGCAGCCGGCCGGGTCCTTGCTGGCGGGCCGTCATTCGTCACGGATTCGTGGGCGCGGTTTGGCTTTCGAAGAACTGCGGCACTATCAACAAGGCGACGACATTCGGCTGATCGATTGGAAAGCGACGGCGCGGATGCGTTCGGCACAGGTCCGTGTGTACACCGAGGAACGCGAGCGGCCGACGTTGGTGTTGGTGGACCAGCGGCGACCGATGTTCTTTGGAAGCCGGCGAACGGTGAAATCCGTTGTGGCCGCGGAGATGGCGGCGTTGGCGTCGTGGAAGTCGCTTGACAGTGGCGATCGCGTTGGCGGACTGGTGTTCAACGAAGATCAGATCGTCGAAGTGCGTCCGCATCGCAGCCAATCACGGTTGTTCCAGTTGTTTGGCGAAGTGGTTTCGATGAACCAGCGGCTTGCCGACGAAGGCGATGAAGCGGCGGAGACCGCGGATCAGGTTTCCATCAATGATGTGCTGCGAAAGGCATGTCAGTTAGCGAAACATGATCACCTGGTATTCTTGATCAGTGATCTGGACGGTGCGGACGACCAGACGCGCAGGCTGGCGACCGAGTTGGCTTCGCATAACGATGTTATTGTCATCGCCGTCTATGATCCGCTGGGAATTCGGCTGACGGGTGCACCGGGCATGCTGGCCAGTGATCGCGGCAAGGTCTGGCGGATCCCCGAAGGCCAACGGTTTCACGACGATTTCCGCGAAGCGTTTCAACGTTTGTTGGATCATTGGCGTGACGTTTTCCGATCGCTGCGGATCCCGATCGTTCCGATTTGCACCGCCGATGATGTTGCCGGCCAAGTGCGGGCGATGTTCGGCAGCCGGGGGTACTGATGAACGATGCGTCCACCAGTCTGGATCGTATGCACGACATCGTGCAGCCGGCCGATGTGTCTTGGTGGCCACCGGCGCCGGGATGGTACGTCGTCATGGCCATGATTTTGGCGATCATGATTTGGGTGATGTTTCGATGGTGGCAACGGTATCAAGCCGACGCGTATCGACGATCCGCATTGGCGGAACTGAATCATGCGTCAACGGTTGCGGATGTTTCCGCCGTGCTGCGTCGTGCCGCGTTGGCGGTGAATGATCGAACATTGATCGCGGGGCTGTCGGGGACCAACTGGGCACAGTGGCTGGCCGATTCGGCCCCGGTTGCGATGCCCGATGTGGTTCGGGTCGCGTTGACACAGGGAATCTATGATGGGGGTTCCGGATCGGACGATGCGTTGGCGGCGTCGGTGCACTATGCGAAAGATTGGGTCCGTCGGCATACCGCGATGACTTCCGCTTCCGCGACGAAGCATCCCAGGGTGACTTCATCGGACGGAGGACGCTGACATGTTGTCATGGATGTATCCGTGGGTGTTTTTGCTGTGGCCGCTTCCGTGGTTGGTCCGCTGGCTTTTTCCTCCGGTGAAAACGGTGGTGACGACCGTAAAGGTTCCGTTCGGCCGGCGATTGCAGGAAGCCAACGCATCGACATCCGCCGGTTCGGTCGACACTTGGGGATGGCCGCGTTGGTTGGTCGCGGTTTCGGTTTGGACGCTGATGCTGGCCGCCACGGCACGTCCGCAGTGGATCTTGCCACCGATCCAGAAAGAGCTTCCGGTGCGTGATCTCTTACTGTTGGTCGATTTATCGGGATCGATGCAGCAGGAAGACTTTGTCAATGCGGCCGGCAAAAAGGTGGATCGTTTATCGGCGGTCAAGGAAGTCTTGGGCGATTTTCTGATGCGACGCAAAGGTGACCGCGTTGGATTGGTGGTCTTTGGTGACGCAGCCTATCTTCAGGCACCGTTCAGCACCGACTTGGAACTGTCGCGAAAGTTGCTGGACGAGTGTCAAGTCGGCATGGCGGGGCCACGTACGGCGCTGGGCGATGCGATCGGGCTAGGCGTTCACTTGTTCGACGACAGCGACGCGCCGGCTAAGACCATGATTGCGTTGACCGACGGGAACGACACCAAAAGCCGGGTGCCGCCTGTCGAAGCGGCTCGAGTGGCGAAGCAGCGCGACATCAAAATCTACACCGTTGCGATCGGTGATCCGACGACGGTGGGTGAAGACAAGCTGGACGAGCAGGCACTGCGTGACGTCGCATCGGCAACAGGTGGTGACTACTTCTTTGCCGCCGACCGAAAGAATTTGGAATCCATTTATGACAAGCTGGATCAGATCGAAGTCCGCAAGGTCCGCACGGTCAGCCACAAACCCCGTGTTGATGTCTATTTCGCTGCGGTGGCGGTCGTCTTGCTGATCTTGTTGATCGATCGATTGGTTCGGGCGATGGCCGCGGCGCGACAGACGGCGCTGAAACAGGATGCACCGAAAGTTCGTGTCGATGCGATGACCGGCAAATTGGAGGTCACCCGATGATTGCGGCTTGGACCGATTTTCATTTCATTCGACCCTGGGCGTTGCTAGCCATACCTTTGGCACTGGCCATCGGTTGGTATTTCCACCGGTCGGCCGATCCGTTGCGGGGGTGGCGGCAACAGATGGATCGTGGGTTGTTGGATGCTTTGACCCAGAACCAACACGACGTCGCATCTTGGCGACGCTACCAATGGCTTGTGATCGCAATCGTCGCTTCGCTGGCGGTTGCCGGACCCACTTGGCAACGCATGGCGAATCCGTTTGCCAAGGACGCACCGCCGGTGGTGATCCTGCTATCAGCCAGCGACAGCATGGCAGCGATCGATGTGTCGCCCAACCCGCTGGACCGTGCGAAGATCAAAATCGACGATTTGGCCGATCGCCGTGCCGGTGAACCGCTGGGGCTGATCGCCTATGCCGGTTCGGCCCATGTCGTCTTGCCACCGACCGAAGACACGGCGGTGGTTGCCGATATGGCTGCGGAGGTGTCGCCGGACATCATGCCGGTGCCAGGGAATCGCTTGGATTTGGCGATTCCAGCCGCCGTGGAATTGCTGAAGGCTTTTGACGGTGCGGGATCGCTGCTTGTGGTTGCCGATCGAATCGACGCTGACCCCAAAACCGTTGCCGAATCGCACCAGAAAGCGGGCCGGCCGCTGATCCAGTTTCTGGCGATGTCACCGCCGGGAACCGATGCCGATCGGTCGATCAAGGACGTCGCCGAAGCGTTGAGGGCGACGGTGCAGGTGGATTCGGTTGATGATTCAGACATCGATGCGGTGATCGCACAAGCCAACCGACGATCGGCTGGGACAGCCGGTGGCCAGACCGAACGTTGGGAAGAATTCGGATACTGGTTGACGCCATTGATCACGTTGATGGTGGCTTTGGGATTTCGTCGTCAACAAGCGGCGGGGCGGTGAATCATGGCTCGATGGACATTGATGGTTTTGACGGGGATGCTTGGGGCGTCTTGGTTCTTGACCCCGGATCAGCAGGGCCAACGATTGATGAACGCCGAACAGTTTTCGGCGGCTGCGGAAACCTTTGACGATCCCATGCGTTCGGGCGTCGCTTGGTACCGTGCCGGTGAATTCGAGAATGCGGTTCAATCGTTCGCGCGAGTCCGTTCGCCTGAATCCGCCTACAACCGTGGCAATGCTTGGATGCTGTTGGGCAAGTACGACAAGGCAATTGCGTCTTATCAGGAAGCGATCGAACAACGCCCGGATTGGAAAGAAGCCAAAGACAACTTGAAGATCGCCGAAGCACGCCAAAAAATGACCGATGCACCCGGCGGTGACATGGGCGACCAGCGTTTGGGAGCGGACAAGATTGTCTTTGACAAAAAGAAATCGAATCAGGGCCAAGACACCGAAG belongs to Crateriforma spongiae and includes:
- a CDS encoding vWA domain-containing protein, whose amino-acid sequence is MIAAWTDFHFIRPWALLAIPLALAIGWYFHRSADPLRGWRQQMDRGLLDALTQNQHDVASWRRYQWLVIAIVASLAVAGPTWQRMANPFAKDAPPVVILLSASDSMAAIDVSPNPLDRAKIKIDDLADRRAGEPLGLIAYAGSAHVVLPPTEDTAVVADMAAEVSPDIMPVPGNRLDLAIPAAVELLKAFDGAGSLLVVADRIDADPKTVAESHQKAGRPLIQFLAMSPPGTDADRSIKDVAEALRATVQVDSVDDSDIDAVIAQANRRSAGTAGGQTERWEEFGYWLTPLITLMVALGFRRQQAAGR
- a CDS encoding tetratricopeptide repeat protein; the encoded protein is MARWTLMVLTGMLGASWFLTPDQQGQRLMNAEQFSAAAETFDDPMRSGVAWYRAGEFENAVQSFARVRSPESAYNRGNAWMLLGKYDKAIASYQEAIEQRPDWKEAKDNLKIAEARQKMTDAPGGDMGDQRLGADKIVFDKKKSNQGQDTEVAGSRATTDANVQAIWLRQVQTQPADFLKSKFAYQQASRSEEPSP
- a CDS encoding DUF4381 domain-containing protein, which produces MNDASTSLDRMHDIVQPADVSWWPPAPGWYVVMAMILAIMIWVMFRWWQRYQADAYRRSALAELNHASTVADVSAVLRRAALAVNDRTLIAGLSGTNWAQWLADSAPVAMPDVVRVALTQGIYDGGSGSDDALAASVHYAKDWVRRHTAMTSASATKHPRVTSSDGGR
- a CDS encoding AAA family ATPase; amino-acid sequence: MTPREAFADIFDAMNAAVIGQEEVVRRILIAILADGHVLMEGFPGTAKTRSVKTLSKLVDSEFGRIQFTPDLLPSDVTGAEIYREQTGEFVFQNGPIFGNLILADEINRAPAKVQAALLEAMEERQVTVASQTHHLPELFMVLATQNPIEQEGTYPLPEAQMDRFLLYVRVDYPQGEDETAILRLVRGEKSGDGKTPPAPISQDVVFAARKEVNAVAVAEPAEKYIVDLVMATRQPQRFEGDLPRWIRLGSSPRGTIALDAAARAHAWLAGQDFVSPDDVRAVAPACLAHRVHLTYEAEAAGVTRPQVIEALLKQVVAV
- a CDS encoding VWA domain-containing protein gives rise to the protein MLSWMYPWVFLLWPLPWLVRWLFPPVKTVVTTVKVPFGRRLQEANASTSAGSVDTWGWPRWLVAVSVWTLMLAATARPQWILPPIQKELPVRDLLLLVDLSGSMQQEDFVNAAGKKVDRLSAVKEVLGDFLMRRKGDRVGLVVFGDAAYLQAPFSTDLELSRKLLDECQVGMAGPRTALGDAIGLGVHLFDDSDAPAKTMIALTDGNDTKSRVPPVEAARVAKQRDIKIYTVAIGDPTTVGEDKLDEQALRDVASATGGDYFFAADRKNLESIYDKLDQIEVRKVRTVSHKPRVDVYFAAVAVVLLILLIDRLVRAMAAARQTALKQDAPKVRVDAMTGKLEVTR
- a CDS encoding DUF58 domain-containing protein; this translates as MVNDARITISLGELMQLKADARGFTFSQTQPAGSLLAGRHSSRIRGRGLAFEELRHYQQGDDIRLIDWKATARMRSAQVRVYTEERERPTLVLVDQRRPMFFGSRRTVKSVVAAEMAALASWKSLDSGDRVGGLVFNEDQIVEVRPHRSQSRLFQLFGEVVSMNQRLADEGDEAAETADQVSINDVLRKACQLAKHDHLVFLISDLDGADDQTRRLATELASHNDVIVIAVYDPLGIRLTGAPGMLASDRGKVWRIPEGQRFHDDFREAFQRLLDHWRDVFRSLRIPIVPICTADDVAGQVRAMFGSRGY